One genomic window of Desulfurococcus mucosus DSM 2162 includes the following:
- a CDS encoding tRNA pseudouridine(54/55) synthase Pus10 has product MDTGEKDSWSMDHILSTAEEVLSEHPLCDRCLGRLFARRGLDLSNEERGRAVKTLLAMKLHADFTDGKTSIEHIQRIAVNSGEPVARLYRRLTGESVEPRVCHICLGRLSDEYLDKVAREAASLLAGLQASSFLIGVKLDAEVARRELEVSLITKLASSESVKNELKREVGKKVSQITGLQPDFDKPDVVVIINVDRDFNYTLSTQVNPVLLKAVYLKKGRRISHVPWFTSNGARKYPESLQDFVRDSIASLFEAVDVKIHAAGREDVDARMLGTGRPVIIEILEPRFRSVDIGLLNQILDDQFIKVSVTGPASRRDIEAIKEGSRRRKKIYRVSVLTGKPVTMKDLEELSGFFRNRVVKQRTPLRILGRKKDRERIRRVYSVEAVAVTPRVFEALIHCDGGLYVKELVHCDNGRTTPCFSEVLGSTAYPLELDVIHVEDNGDK; this is encoded by the coding sequence TTGGACACCGGGGAAAAAGACTCCTGGAGCATGGATCACATTCTCTCAACGGCTGAGGAAGTACTATCCGAACACCCGCTGTGTGATAGATGCCTCGGAAGACTCTTCGCTAGGAGGGGGCTCGACCTCTCAAACGAGGAACGCGGCAGAGCCGTGAAAACCCTGCTGGCGATGAAGCTCCACGCTGATTTCACGGATGGGAAAACAAGCATAGAGCACATCCAGAGGATAGCCGTGAACTCCGGGGAGCCCGTTGCCAGGCTCTACAGGAGGCTAACCGGTGAGAGCGTGGAGCCCAGGGTCTGCCACATCTGCCTGGGCAGGCTCTCAGACGAATACCTAGACAAGGTGGCGAGGGAAGCAGCATCCCTGCTCGCAGGGCTACAGGCATCATCCTTTCTCATAGGAGTGAAGCTCGACGCCGAGGTAGCTAGGCGTGAACTCGAGGTTTCACTGATAACCAAGCTCGCCTCAAGCGAGTCCGTTAAAAATGAGTTGAAACGCGAGGTTGGGAAAAAGGTTTCACAGATAACTGGCTTACAACCCGACTTCGATAAGCCGGACGTGGTAGTAATAATCAATGTAGACCGGGACTTCAACTACACGCTCTCAACACAGGTAAACCCCGTGCTTTTAAAAGCCGTCTACCTGAAGAAGGGACGCAGAATTTCCCATGTGCCATGGTTCACTAGCAATGGGGCTAGGAAATACCCTGAGAGCCTCCAGGACTTCGTGAGGGACAGCATAGCCAGCCTCTTCGAAGCCGTAGACGTGAAGATACATGCAGCCGGCCGCGAGGACGTTGATGCCAGGATGCTGGGAACCGGGAGACCCGTGATCATAGAGATCCTTGAACCCCGGTTCAGAAGCGTAGATATAGGCTTGTTGAACCAGATACTCGACGACCAGTTCATCAAGGTATCGGTCACCGGGCCCGCCTCACGGAGAGACATTGAGGCGATTAAGGAGGGTTCTAGGAGGAGGAAGAAAATCTACAGGGTCTCAGTGTTAACCGGGAAACCGGTGACGATGAAGGATCTCGAGGAGCTATCAGGCTTCTTCAGGAACAGGGTTGTCAAGCAGAGGACGCCGCTGAGAATACTTGGAAGAAAGAAGGATAGGGAGAGGATTAGGAGAGTGTACAGTGTTGAGGCGGTAGCGGTGACTCCAAGAGTATTCGAGGCACTGATACACTGCGACGGCGGCCTCTATGTGAAGGAGCTAGTCCACTGCGATAACGGGAGGACGACGCCCTGCTTCAGTGAAGTACTTGGATCAACCGCGTATCCATTGGAGCTAGACGTGATTCACGTGGAGGACAATGGGGATAAATAA
- a CDS encoding signal recognition particle protein Srp54, protein MVFDNIRSALARFLKGGDYEKAVDEFIRELQKELVRADVNLKLAMELTSRIKERALKAEPPPGISRKEWFITVVYEELTRLLGGERKPSVKPAKKPWVIMLVGLQGSGKTTTTAKLAYFYKLEGLRVGLVAADTFRPAAYMQLKQLGEQVGVPVYGEPGNSDAVAIAVKGVEFFRERKMDVIIIDTAGRHHREEDLLEEMKKMSEHVKPDEVMLVIDAAIGQQAFNIARRFHEATPIGSIIVTKLDGTAKGGGALSAVAATGASIKFIGTGEKIDELEVFNPPRFVSRILGLGDIESLIEKVRRVQLDFTEEDARRLIEGKVNMRLVYKQLVSLRKMGPLGKIMQMIPGLGVKIPFEVDSKQLEEKMSKWLAIINSMTYEELDNPDIIDRSRMKRIARGAGVEVEDVKELLKQYELVKKLSKQLRRKDVLKRLGIRPEDLRLGDGEAGGA, encoded by the coding sequence ATGGTGTTCGACAACATTAGGAGTGCTTTAGCGAGATTCCTGAAGGGCGGCGACTACGAGAAGGCTGTGGACGAGTTTATCAGGGAGCTTCAGAAGGAGCTCGTGAGAGCCGATGTAAACCTGAAGCTCGCCATGGAGTTAACCAGCAGGATAAAGGAGAGGGCATTGAAGGCGGAGCCGCCTCCAGGCATTAGCAGGAAGGAATGGTTCATCACCGTGGTGTATGAGGAGCTAACCAGGTTGCTGGGCGGTGAGAGAAAGCCCTCCGTGAAGCCCGCTAAGAAACCATGGGTCATAATGCTCGTAGGGCTGCAGGGCTCGGGTAAGACTACCACTACAGCTAAGCTTGCATACTTCTACAAGCTTGAAGGGCTTAGAGTAGGCTTAGTGGCTGCAGACACCTTCAGGCCGGCCGCATACATGCAGCTGAAGCAGCTTGGGGAGCAAGTGGGTGTTCCAGTTTACGGTGAACCAGGCAACAGCGATGCTGTAGCCATAGCTGTGAAGGGGGTTGAGTTCTTCAGGGAGAGAAAAATGGATGTGATAATAATTGACACCGCTGGCAGACACCACAGGGAGGAAGACCTCCTCGAGGAGATGAAGAAGATGAGTGAGCATGTCAAGCCGGATGAGGTGATGCTCGTCATAGACGCTGCCATCGGGCAGCAGGCCTTCAACATAGCTAGGAGGTTCCATGAGGCAACACCGATAGGATCCATCATAGTGACGAAGCTTGATGGAACAGCGAAAGGCGGCGGCGCGCTCTCCGCTGTTGCAGCTACAGGTGCGTCAATAAAGTTCATAGGTACAGGGGAAAAGATAGATGAGCTAGAGGTTTTCAACCCGCCTCGATTCGTCTCGAGGATACTCGGCCTAGGCGACATCGAAAGCCTTATCGAGAAGGTTAGAAGGGTTCAACTAGATTTCACCGAGGAAGACGCAAGGAGGCTCATCGAGGGAAAAGTAAACATGAGGCTGGTGTACAAGCAGTTGGTGAGCCTCAGGAAGATGGGGCCGCTTGGGAAAATAATGCAGATGATCCCGGGTCTAGGCGTAAAGATACCGTTCGAAGTAGATTCAAAGCAATTGGAGGAGAAGATGAGCAAGTGGCTTGCAATCATAAACTCCATGACCTATGAGGAACTAGACAACCCAGACATAATCGACCGCTCGAGAATGAAGAGGATAGCACGGGGAGCAGGCGTAGAGGTTGAAGACGTGAAGGAGCTGCTTAAACAATATGAGCTAGTGAAGAAGCTGAGTAAGCAGCTACGTAGAAAAGACGTCTTAAAGCGACTCGGCATAAGACCCGAGGATCTTAGACTAGGCGACGGGGAAGCCGGCGGAGCCTAG
- a CDS encoding 50S ribosomal protein L16 has product MPLRPARCYTHFSGPPYTRKEYIPGVPQPKITKFEMGDPKLDYDYEVALVVEEAGQIRHNALEAARVMALKKLSVEAGENNFYLKVKVYPHHVIRENKMMAFAGADRLQDGMRLSFGKPIGTAARVYPGQEIIVIRVKAQHGKTAKEALRIAASKLPLPSRIVVKPLKPEVPPL; this is encoded by the coding sequence ATGCCCCTGCGTCCAGCGAGATGCTACACGCATTTCAGCGGGCCACCGTACACGAGGAAAGAGTACATACCAGGCGTACCCCAGCCCAAGATAACCAAGTTTGAGATGGGGGATCCGAAGCTCGACTACGACTATGAGGTAGCCCTGGTAGTCGAGGAAGCCGGGCAAATAAGGCACAACGCGCTGGAAGCAGCACGTGTCATGGCGTTGAAGAAGCTTAGCGTCGAGGCCGGTGAAAACAACTTCTACCTGAAGGTCAAGGTGTACCCGCACCATGTCATCAGAGAGAACAAGATGATGGCGTTCGCTGGTGCAGACCGTCTACAGGATGGGATGAGGCTCTCATTCGGGAAACCAATAGGTACGGCTGCACGAGTGTACCCTGGTCAGGAGATCATAGTGATCAGGGTGAAGGCTCAGCATGGGAAGACGGCTAAGGAGGCATTAAGGATCGCGGCTTCAAAGCTTCCCCTGCCCTCGAGGATAGTTGTGAAGCCCTTGAAGCCTGAGGTGCCCCCGCTCTAA
- the dph2 gene encoding diphthamide biosynthesis enzyme Dph2, which translates to MSDICSLYDIDLDALTKQVSKSSGRVLLHAPDGLKPLYNCIAPVLEQAGVEAAFSASPGYGACDIPFEEAEAIGADLLVHIGHLEYFQYGFKPAVKVLYIPVYRRPYIEQGLLRELVETLREAGVVKVSVSSTLVEEKIRRVVANHLASNGFKPIEVGFPVLGCLYTHVTSLDTSVDAHLMVAGGVFHPLGLALVSKKPVVVLDPYRGRVWRAGDEASRVLKQRLMRVFEARNSGNRVGVIVGSRPGQYRPWLVEKIEEEAAGRGYRVYRIISGYLTLERLIAVDNALGLDVYVVTSCPRLPIDDLSEFYKPVLTPGEFMMLLKDAGNYIYPW; encoded by the coding sequence TTGAGCGACATATGTAGTCTCTACGACATCGACCTAGATGCGTTGACAAAGCAGGTAAGTAAGAGTTCTGGAAGAGTACTCCTCCATGCACCCGACGGCTTGAAACCACTCTACAACTGCATAGCCCCCGTCCTGGAGCAGGCTGGCGTCGAAGCAGCTTTCTCAGCGAGCCCCGGCTACGGTGCATGCGACATACCCTTCGAGGAGGCGGAGGCCATTGGCGCCGACCTACTGGTGCACATAGGGCACCTCGAGTACTTTCAATACGGCTTCAAGCCAGCTGTAAAAGTACTCTACATCCCGGTTTACAGGCGCCCCTACATTGAGCAGGGCCTGCTACGGGAACTCGTGGAGACCCTTAGGGAAGCAGGCGTGGTCAAGGTATCCGTGTCCTCGACGCTAGTCGAGGAGAAGATAAGGCGTGTCGTCGCCAACCACCTTGCTTCAAACGGGTTTAAGCCAATTGAGGTCGGGTTCCCGGTGCTCGGATGCCTTTACACGCATGTCACATCCCTCGACACATCCGTCGACGCGCATCTAATGGTTGCAGGAGGAGTATTCCACCCGCTGGGCCTTGCACTCGTATCAAAGAAGCCGGTGGTGGTGCTGGACCCCTACAGGGGCAGGGTCTGGAGAGCCGGTGACGAGGCGTCGAGGGTTCTGAAGCAGAGATTAATGAGGGTCTTCGAGGCAAGGAACAGCGGTAACAGGGTTGGAGTCATAGTGGGGTCGAGGCCTGGGCAGTACCGGCCGTGGCTCGTTGAAAAAATCGAGGAGGAGGCGGCTGGAAGAGGATACAGGGTCTACAGGATTATCTCAGGGTATCTAACACTGGAGCGCTTGATAGCCGTAGACAACGCGCTTGGCCTCGACGTATACGTGGTTACGAGTTGCCCGAGGCTACCTATAGACGATCTCAGCGAATTCTACAAGCCTGTTCTCACCCCAGGCGAGTTCATGATGCTTCTGAAAGACGCTGGTAACTATATCTACCCGTGGTAG
- a CDS encoding METTL5 family protein, with amino-acid sequence MRVKSKKELELALSRIEPYRGSKKRLEQYQTPVSLVAHMAWTAYMRGDVEGLTIADLGCGDGRISIAALLLGASRAVCIDVDEDILLHGAWKIYPLFPEAAGRLIHVNADVARLGLVRVDTVLMNPPFGVVEGNRGVDILFLRVAMGIARVVYSIHKYSEGFFNLLREVSESKGFELASYEIRDFEIPMMFETHRRRIYRFKTVFVVLVESGGS; translated from the coding sequence ATGCGGGTCAAGAGTAAGAAGGAGCTGGAGCTCGCGCTCTCACGGATAGAGCCCTACAGGGGATCCAAGAAGAGGCTTGAACAATACCAGACCCCTGTAAGTCTCGTCGCTCACATGGCGTGGACAGCGTACATGAGGGGGGATGTAGAGGGGTTAACAATAGCAGACCTCGGCTGCGGCGACGGGAGGATATCGATTGCCGCACTCCTACTCGGGGCGAGCAGGGCTGTCTGCATCGATGTAGATGAAGACATACTTCTACACGGTGCGTGGAAGATATATCCACTGTTCCCTGAGGCGGCTGGCAGGCTAATACATGTAAACGCTGATGTTGCACGCCTAGGCCTCGTCAGGGTTGACACGGTCTTGATGAATCCACCCTTCGGCGTCGTAGAGGGGAATAGAGGCGTCGACATACTCTTCCTCAGGGTGGCCATGGGGATTGCAAGGGTGGTTTACAGCATACACAAGTACTCCGAGGGCTTCTTCAACCTGCTTAGAGAGGTGTCCGAGTCCAAGGGCTTCGAGCTCGCATCCTACGAGATACGTGACTTCGAGATACCCATGATGTTCGAGACCCATAGGAGGCGGATATATAGGTTTAAAACAGTATTTGTTGTCCTGGTTGAGAGTGGTGGCTCATGA
- a CDS encoding exosome complex RNA-binding protein Csl4, with translation MNAQDVVVPGEPLAVEEEAIPVQGAYLDSRGFIRSLVFGLKVFDKYRKQVYVKQVKTTGFVKPGSVVEAYVEAVSDDIAFLRIYSVEGQGMSASGVLHVSQASNGFVQSLLDVVRPGDYVKAKVLNNSIPYQLTLKEPDLGVVEAYCSVCGGLLYRSGDVLVCSLCGNREKRKTSLSYIHVSR, from the coding sequence ATGAACGCTCAAGACGTAGTAGTGCCCGGGGAACCCCTTGCCGTTGAAGAGGAAGCCATCCCGGTTCAAGGCGCTTACCTGGATTCAAGGGGCTTCATTAGATCCCTGGTCTTCGGGCTCAAGGTCTTCGACAAGTATAGGAAGCAGGTTTACGTGAAACAGGTGAAGACCACGGGCTTCGTTAAGCCTGGCTCAGTTGTCGAAGCATATGTGGAAGCAGTGTCGGATGACATAGCTTTCCTGAGAATATACAGCGTGGAAGGACAGGGTATGAGTGCTTCAGGAGTGCTCCATGTATCCCAGGCATCCAATGGCTTCGTGCAGAGCCTCCTCGACGTTGTCAGACCCGGCGACTACGTGAAGGCCAAGGTCCTCAATAACTCGATACCCTACCAGCTGACGCTGAAGGAGCCCGACCTAGGTGTTGTGGAAGCATACTGCAGTGTTTGCGGCGGACTACTATACAGGAGCGGCGATGTACTCGTGTGCAGCCTCTGCGGGAACCGTGAGAAGAGGAAGACTAGTCTGAGCTACATACATGTGTCAAGGTGA
- a CDS encoding DUF2067 family protein — translation MPLVKRRFRVPCRGEECLKLYEYVKDRIPSLEHVEFKVSGSGLVVEAYGYETDVKRLWSELRSYVRALRHVSTRGLNSFRIDYIVKLTGKTFPPDVLVEVLSRQGHRVEAGEGVIYTSAGVDEVLGLVERISELNSVAKNIAKGTAARYFIVSASLLTGLPPQEIVERAVGLQLMEPDESGAYLLKHEWRRALDLLVRYLKQ, via the coding sequence TTGCCGCTGGTTAAACGCAGGTTCAGGGTTCCCTGTAGAGGCGAGGAGTGCCTGAAACTCTACGAGTACGTGAAGGACAGGATCCCCTCGCTCGAACACGTTGAATTCAAGGTCTCCGGCAGCGGACTCGTAGTGGAGGCATACGGCTACGAGACCGATGTAAAGAGGCTTTGGAGCGAGCTGAGAAGCTATGTCAGAGCCCTCCGGCATGTAAGCACCCGTGGATTAAACAGCTTCAGGATAGACTACATAGTCAAGTTAACCGGTAAGACGTTTCCACCGGACGTGCTGGTCGAGGTTTTAAGCAGGCAGGGACACAGGGTTGAAGCCGGGGAGGGCGTCATATACACGAGTGCTGGAGTCGATGAGGTGCTTGGATTAGTTGAAAGAATAAGCGAGTTGAACAGTGTCGCAAAGAACATCGCGAAGGGCACGGCAGCCAGGTATTTCATAGTATCTGCATCCCTCCTAACAGGGCTCCCGCCCCAGGAAATCGTGGAACGAGCAGTAGGACTCCAGCTCATGGAGCCCGATGAATCGGGAGCCTACTTGTTGAAGCATGAGTGGAGGAGAGCCCTGGATCTACTTGTCAGGTATTTAAAACAGTGA
- a CDS encoding DNA-directed RNA polymerase subunit L — protein sequence MEVRVVSRSERELVVEVHGEDHTLGNLLAKEAIRHPGVEYSMYRVPHPLKNMFEFTIIVKPGYSVDSVLKEIVEGLKKTLSEFRGLVEEKIVE from the coding sequence ATGGAGGTACGCGTTGTCTCCAGGAGCGAGAGGGAGTTAGTGGTGGAAGTACACGGTGAGGATCACACGTTAGGCAACCTCCTTGCTAAGGAGGCGATAAGGCATCCCGGCGTAGAGTACTCCATGTACAGGGTGCCGCATCCCCTTAAAAACATGTTCGAGTTCACGATCATCGTGAAGCCGGGGTACAGCGTCGACTCCGTTTTGAAGGAGATAGTTGAGGGATTGAAGAAGACTCTCTCAGAGTTCAGGGGCCTCGTCGAGGAGAAGATCGTTGAGTAG
- a CDS encoding transcription factor S yields MRPQRIDGKPYLVCTRCGYRLEAEASGVREFKVSTRIEHRPDEKTLVLKSENEANLPVTREVTCPKCGWHEAYYWMLQTRAADEPPTRFFKCTRCGHTWREYA; encoded by the coding sequence ATGCGTCCCCAGAGGATAGATGGTAAACCATACCTGGTCTGCACTAGATGCGGGTACAGGCTGGAGGCCGAGGCATCCGGTGTCAGGGAGTTCAAGGTTTCAACGAGGATCGAGCACAGACCCGATGAGAAAACCCTTGTCTTGAAGAGCGAGAACGAGGCAAACCTCCCTGTTACACGGGAGGTCACGTGTCCCAAGTGCGGCTGGCATGAGGCTTACTACTGGATGCTTCAGACAAGGGCGGCCGATGAACCTCCTACAAGGTTCTTTAAATGCACTAGATGCGGCCATACATGGAGGGAGTACGCGTAG
- a CDS encoding DNA polymerase sliding clamp has protein sequence MRLRFRDAVVWRYAIASISKIIEEAGFKVDPEKGLVLRAMDPSTVVLVEFTMPRDAFSIYEVEGERFIGVNMEELAKVLKRARKGDELLLEVSGDGRLSVVFEGRGSRRFTLPSIELTHEELPEVSFEVGFKGRMLPKVFRDVISEVEPVSDAVEFSAVKGEGKLVVASRSEVAEAEIELSASEGALIEHEITEDSRAKYTVDYLTDISSASQAAELMSVEFGNDTPLKLTYELSGGGRLVFYVAPREE, from the coding sequence ATGAGGCTCAGGTTTCGCGACGCCGTTGTATGGAGGTATGCCATAGCATCAATATCCAAGATAATTGAGGAGGCAGGCTTCAAGGTGGATCCCGAGAAGGGATTAGTGTTGAGAGCCATGGATCCAAGCACAGTGGTGCTGGTGGAGTTCACGATGCCAAGGGATGCTTTCTCCATTTACGAGGTTGAGGGAGAACGCTTCATAGGGGTAAACATGGAGGAGCTTGCAAAGGTTCTAAAGAGGGCTAGGAAAGGGGATGAACTACTGCTGGAGGTATCTGGTGACGGGAGGCTCAGCGTAGTCTTCGAGGGGCGCGGCTCCAGGAGGTTCACACTGCCCAGTATAGAGTTGACTCATGAAGAACTACCTGAGGTGAGCTTCGAAGTAGGCTTCAAAGGAAGGATGCTGCCAAAGGTCTTCAGAGACGTGATCAGTGAGGTCGAGCCGGTTAGCGATGCAGTTGAGTTCTCAGCGGTGAAGGGGGAGGGCAAGCTGGTGGTTGCCTCTAGGAGCGAGGTTGCTGAAGCCGAGATCGAGCTATCGGCTTCGGAGGGAGCCTTGATCGAGCATGAGATAACAGAGGATTCCAGAGCCAAGTACACGGTTGACTACCTAACAGATATATCATCGGCTTCCCAGGCAGCTGAATTAATGAGTGTTGAATTCGGGAACGACACACCGCTCAAACTAACCTATGAATTATCCGGTGGAGGAAGACTGGTGTTTTATGTCGCTCCACGCGAGGAATAG
- a CDS encoding DNA primase small subunit domain-containing protein has protein sequence MSLHARNRRGFLRRIIWDYYRLKPLEEPSNLHMREVALESLEDGKYIRHLSFPYMEKLYEFIQGGKTPLHLYYSSALYSDPSAEDMESKGWQGSELIFDIDADKYPGCSQVFKICIGGGVVDGEAGCPGGREPVEYPVVPWDCIRRAWESALRLRDILLRDLGFSRIKIYFSGNRGFHVRVLDESALPLTREQRRLLADYVACSNLDTARMFPSYRGKVVFHRFEHGLRRRVLESARARGLVREGEIAGLKGLVLDEEHLPMLLEENCIGIDKVVTIDTSRLSRFGNSLNMKSGLRVTEMDPGKGLDDAGFTSFSPFKGGIRVKSLIDASRLPVLDKLVDLKKGGVFELEAPYAIYLIIHGVVDPVEAGGVVVKP, from the coding sequence ATGTCGCTCCACGCGAGGAATAGGCGGGGTTTTCTCAGGAGGATCATATGGGACTACTACAGGCTTAAACCACTCGAGGAGCCAAGCAACCTCCATATGAGGGAGGTAGCGTTAGAGAGCCTTGAGGACGGCAAGTACATAAGACACCTCTCCTTCCCATACATGGAGAAGCTCTACGAGTTTATACAGGGCGGTAAAACCCCTCTCCACCTCTACTACTCCTCAGCCCTCTATAGTGATCCATCGGCGGAGGACATGGAGTCGAAGGGCTGGCAGGGCTCGGAGCTAATATTCGACATAGATGCCGACAAGTACCCTGGGTGCAGCCAGGTATTCAAGATATGCATAGGGGGAGGAGTCGTCGATGGGGAGGCAGGGTGCCCAGGAGGCAGGGAGCCCGTTGAGTACCCGGTGGTCCCATGGGATTGCATTAGGAGGGCGTGGGAGAGCGCCTTGAGGCTACGCGACATACTGCTAAGGGATCTAGGTTTCTCAAGGATAAAGATATACTTCTCCGGTAACAGAGGGTTCCATGTAAGGGTTCTCGATGAGAGCGCACTACCCTTAACCCGTGAGCAGAGGCGCCTCTTAGCGGACTATGTTGCATGCAGCAACCTTGACACTGCAAGGATGTTTCCATCCTACCGTGGCAAAGTGGTTTTCCATAGGTTTGAACACGGATTAAGGAGAAGGGTTCTCGAATCAGCCAGGGCAAGAGGCCTTGTGAGGGAGGGAGAGATCGCTGGTTTAAAGGGGCTTGTACTCGATGAGGAGCACTTACCCATGCTTCTCGAGGAGAACTGTATAGGGATAGATAAGGTTGTCACCATAGATACATCCAGGCTTTCAAGGTTCGGAAACAGCTTGAACATGAAGTCGGGTCTAAGGGTGACAGAGATGGATCCAGGCAAGGGCTTAGACGACGCTGGCTTCACAAGTTTCTCACCGTTCAAAGGAGGCATCAGGGTTAAATCCCTTATCGATGCATCAAGGCTTCCAGTGCTAGATAAGCTAGTGGACCTCAAGAAGGGAGGAGTATTCGAGCTGGAAGCACCCTACGCGATATACCTTATTATCCACGGAGTAGTTGATCCAGTAGAGGCCGGTGGAGTGGTGGTTAAGCCTTGA
- a CDS encoding RNA-protein complex protein Nop10 gives MNWLMRKCVRCGSYTLDKEKCPRCGGELTVPHPARFSPVDKYATYRLREKLSSNLLKLDEKPPYVP, from the coding sequence ATGAACTGGTTAATGCGTAAATGCGTAAGGTGCGGAAGCTACACGCTGGACAAGGAGAAGTGCCCCAGGTGCGGTGGAGAGCTGACTGTACCGCACCCAGCCCGCTTCAGCCCCGTTGACAAGTATGCTACATACAGGCTCAGGGAGAAGCTCTCCTCAAACCTCCTTAAACTAGACGAGAAACCGCCCTACGTACCCTGA
- a CDS encoding translation initiation factor IF-2 subunit alpha, giving the protein MIPRRELPDIGEYVVATVREIYDYGAYVTLDEYGDRKAFLPWSEIATKWVKNIRDVIREGEKIVVKVIRVDRAKKEVDVSLKKVADADRRKKMMWWKRYVKAAKIVELVAESIGKSREDAYREVIWRLEDAYGDPLYALEEAVSTGGEALAKAGVPEEWINPLLTEVKRHIKIKEVSVRARLTVQSRHPDGVERVRRVLEAVANTLKAKGARFKLYTAGAPRYILEIYSQDYKTAETLLEEALKKAEEASKASDIVFKGEREKT; this is encoded by the coding sequence ATGATACCTAGGAGGGAGCTACCGGATATAGGGGAATACGTTGTAGCCACGGTCAGGGAGATATATGATTACGGCGCCTACGTCACGCTCGACGAATACGGCGACCGCAAGGCCTTCCTGCCGTGGAGCGAGATCGCCACTAAATGGGTTAAAAACATTAGGGATGTGATAAGGGAGGGGGAGAAGATAGTAGTTAAAGTGATCAGGGTCGACAGAGCTAAGAAGGAGGTCGACGTCTCACTGAAGAAAGTGGCCGACGCCGACAGAAGGAAGAAGATGATGTGGTGGAAGAGATATGTTAAAGCCGCTAAGATAGTTGAACTAGTCGCCGAGAGCATTGGTAAAAGCAGGGAGGACGCGTACAGGGAGGTTATATGGAGGCTTGAAGACGCCTACGGCGACCCGCTCTACGCACTCGAAGAAGCCGTCTCAACCGGGGGAGAAGCCCTTGCCAAGGCAGGTGTACCGGAGGAATGGATCAACCCGCTCCTCACCGAGGTTAAGCGGCACATAAAGATAAAAGAGGTATCCGTGCGTGCAAGGCTAACCGTTCAATCCCGCCACCCCGACGGGGTTGAAAGAGTGAGGAGAGTCCTTGAAGCAGTCGCCAATACGCTTAAAGCCAAAGGCGCTAGGTTCAAGCTCTACACAGCTGGAGCACCAAGATATATACTGGAAATATACTCCCAGGACTATAAGACTGCTGAAACACTACTCGAAGAGGCCTTGAAGAAGGCTGAGGAAGCCAGTAAAGCAAGCGACATCGTGTTCAAGGGTGAAAGGGAGAAGACATGA
- a CDS encoding DMT family transporter translates to MEAVFLAAMAGVLWSLNPPVIKRFAGGMDPVAFNGARGIYAVLVLTLYMLVKGVAPSVRPEGLALIYLSALLGPVLGDIFYIKAIVSIGGGNAITIGYLYIFVAQLIGIYVLGEKPDAHLLIGSLVAFTGIYLIYNGGGESIRGRGVAYALAAAVLWGMSAVCSKLATQYGDALSLGFTRNVFLVLSIVLVRGLLPARYALSRNGFIAGFITGGLSFGVGMVLFIEALATGGVSLAVLPTIIAPALARFTSRIIAGEVVGWRSIAGTLVTVAGIALGSLG, encoded by the coding sequence ATGGAGGCAGTGTTTCTCGCCGCTATGGCCGGGGTTCTATGGAGCCTGAACCCCCCGGTTATTAAGAGGTTTGCCGGGGGAATGGATCCCGTTGCCTTTAACGGTGCCAGGGGTATCTACGCTGTCCTCGTGCTCACACTGTATATGCTTGTCAAAGGTGTTGCGCCATCCGTGAGGCCTGAGGGGCTGGCGTTAATATATCTCAGTGCTTTACTGGGCCCGGTTCTAGGCGACATATTCTATATAAAAGCCATAGTGAGCATAGGGGGAGGTAACGCGATAACCATAGGCTACCTCTACATATTCGTAGCCCAGTTAATAGGCATCTATGTTCTCGGTGAGAAGCCTGACGCCCACCTACTCATAGGCTCCCTCGTCGCGTTCACAGGCATTTACTTGATCTACAATGGAGGTGGGGAGAGCATCAGGGGGAGGGGCGTGGCCTACGCGTTGGCTGCCGCAGTGTTATGGGGGATGTCGGCAGTGTGCTCAAAGCTTGCAACCCAGTACGGTGATGCGTTATCGCTTGGGTTCACGAGGAATGTCTTCCTGGTGTTATCCATTGTACTGGTGCGCGGCCTGCTGCCAGCACGCTACGCGTTATCGCGGAACGGCTTCATAGCTGGATTCATCACCGGTGGCCTCAGTTTCGGCGTTGGGATGGTGTTGTTCATAGAGGCGCTTGCCACTGGAGGAGTATCGCTTGCCGTTCTACCCACGATCATCGCGCCAGCGTTAGCTAGATTCACATCGAGGATTATAGCTGGTGAAGTGGTTGGGTGGAGGAGTATCGCGGGGACCCTGGTGACTGTTGCAGGTATAGCCCTGGGCTCCCTTGGTTAA